The [Clostridium] celerecrescens 18A genomic sequence TGAACGTCGAACAGCGATTGCATTTAATGAATCACTTAACAATAGCGTGTCTGCAGCCAAAAGTGATAATTCATCATCATTTAAACAATCTGCTATTTGACAAGCCAATGCAGAAATAAATAATACATCGCAACAGTAACTCATATGATCCCTCCGATTATATATATGTATAAGTTATTGTTTTATACCTTTCATTAAAAGAATAGAAGAGGTACATTGGAAAACTAAT encodes the following:
- a CDS encoding DUF6774 domain-containing protein translates to MSYCCDVLFISALACQIADCLNDDELSLLAADTLLLSDSLNAIAVRRSICSSSANDKSSSNTSSDHADNTDGKS